A section of the Malania oleifera isolate guangnan ecotype guangnan chromosome 2, ASM2987363v1, whole genome shotgun sequence genome encodes:
- the LOC131148464 gene encoding ethylene-responsive transcription factor ERN1 encodes MNNNMSGKSNKFVGVRQRPSGKWVAEIKNTTQKIRIWLGTYDTAEEAARAYDEAACILRGSNTRTNFAAAQGSARTNTHLSVKIKDLLNRKRGLKSDPCPIGTCPTRISTSESGASSGNTCVGSSDGTFVPNDGMKQESVVKIEDILNNKSGLKPDPSIGTCTAGISVFGSSGTNGSSSSNSCIGSDGASNNWMEEEFVMLDETREPGFGNSFCQFQMGSSRMDRWGGFDQPLASQNEHEEAPKEAGVLPDWGNGYLENVQNSSDANWNPELETDSLELLYLQLIKSEPSTVFQQF; translated from the coding sequence CTTCTGGGAAATGGGTAGCAGAGATCAAGAACACCACCCAGAAGATCAGAATCTGGCTGGGGACTTACGATACGGCTGAAGAGGCTGCTCGAGCTTACGACGAAGCAGCCTGCATCCTCCGTGGTTCCAACACCAGAACCAACTTCGCGGCGGCTCAGGGTTCTGCCAGAACCAACACCCACCTCTCTGTGAAGATCAAAGACCTCCTTAATAGGAAAAGAGGTCTAAAATCAGACCCTTGTCCTATTGGAACCTGCCCTACAAGAATAAGTACTTCTGAGAGTGGTGCTAGTAGTGGAAACACCTGCGTTGGCAGTAGTGACGGCACTTTTGTACCTAATGATGGGATGAAACAAGAGTCCGTGGTGAAGATTGAGGACATTCTCAACAACAAAAGTGGTTTAAAACCAGACCCTTCTATAGGAACTTGCACTGCAGGAATAAGTGTTTTTGGGAGTAGCGGTACTAatggtagtagtagtagtaatagcTGCATTGGCAGTGATGGTGCTTCTAATAATTGGATGGAAGAAGAGTTTGTGATGTTGGATGAAACAAGGGAACCGGGTTTCGGCAATTCCTTCTGTCAATTCCAAATGGGTTCGTCTCGGATGGATCGATGGGGGGGATTCGATCAGCCTCTGGCATCCCAAAATGAGCATGAGGAGGCGCCAAAAGAAGCCGGGGTGTTGCCTGACTGGGGGAATGGGTACTTGGAGAATGTACAGAATTCTAGTGATGCTAATTGGAATCCCGAGTTGGAAACAGATTCTCTAGAGTTACTCTACTTGCAGCTCATTAAATCTGAGCCGTCAACCGTTTTTCAACAATTCTGA